Sequence from the Prunus persica cultivar Lovell chromosome G5, Prunus_persica_NCBIv2, whole genome shotgun sequence genome:
TGGCTCACAGCTCATTTTGCTTCTTAGGGTTCTTTACTCAATTTCCGAAATGGAATTTTCTCTACGATGACTGTTAACGGTTGAtacattataaatattatatatattaattataaacaACATGCACATAAGTAATTATTCTGTCATCAATTATTGATACGCTTCATGTGCTGTTTTCTCTCTTATATTTGCATTTTGTATATCATGTGATCTCATTCCGtcaatttctttaataaaaCAGTTGAGTTGTTGACGTGATATGAACATTctgttattttatataattttttaaaacaccacataatttgttttttgtgtgtgtttcaATAGGTAGATGGGGTGTTTTTAGGATTTTACCAACattagaattttattgtttcttaAGCAATTGCTTGTGTTGAAATCCTTGAGCCTCATCATGGTCCTCAAGGCtaagaattttcaatttctttgttgGTGATAATATAATAATGCTAGGATGAATATGACAATTGAAAGGTAACTTGTTGATTAATATAGAGACCACAATCGTGGCACTTTTTCGATACACGTAGCAatccaattaaatttttttgacccAACACAAAATTTGTGGGCCTAGTCTTATGTTTATCCGCATGCAGGGGCTTATTTTAAaagggtcatgctagggagaccaatcTTTANNNNNNNNNNNNNNNNNNNNNNNNNNNNNNNNNNNNNNNNNNNNNNNNNNNNNNNNNNNNNNNNNNNNNNNNNNNNNNNNNNNNNNNNNNNNNNNNNNNNTACAAGCTTAATTAGAATTGGCCTCCAAGGGTTTGTTTTAGTTGATGTCCGTATCCCTGATTACTGGTCTTCAGAGCGGCGGCTTCCCCCCCTCTAATTTCAGGAAACCCCACCCCCCCAAGTGCGTCCCAAGCCACACCTACAGATTTGGTAAAAAAGtaggtatctaaagttggtctccctagcattttccattttaaaaaCCAGGcgtctttgatttctttttatggtATCAAGGGATGGTCAACtttatttaaatacaaaacaccACCACCAGTTGGTAATGCAAAGGACACTATTGGAAGGATAACATTATTTATGTAAATATTTAACTCTGCCTTTTTGGTACCTAAACAATTAGGTTTTAGGTAATTAACCCACAAAAGCCATTGTAATTAAGACTAGTCTTCCCAAGATTGGACTTTTCTTCAAATAAAACTTTGTAGGCCAAGCGAGTTATCTAGGTGGGTAATAAGTTAAAATGAATCAACATTCTACTTACAGAAATAGTTGGTAAACTAATTTGTGaaccctatttttttttattttaggtgttttttattattattattttggtaatGAGGACTAGTGGAGGGTTTGGTCGACTGAATTACAAATTACGGTTTCTCACTTTacaccaatatatatatatataaagtaaaaggcaaagaatgatgaaacatttaaaatattaaaaaaatgcatattatggaacacaactgtccattaccttttttatttctaaaataaaataaatttaaaaaaaaaaactcccaGCATGTGCAGAGAAGCTAGTATTTATTATGATTCAGATAAAGACGATATAACGtgtcaaattttcaaatgtatCACATAAGGTAGAGTAAGGGTAAGCAtgaaataaacttgaaaaGGAAGTGCATCAGTGAAAGAAGAAAGGCACAGGACTATAACGTAAGACCAACCAGGAGTTGCaatcctctctctctatatctctctctccatacatatcttcttttttgacTTTCTACGCCTATAATCTGTCTCTCAAGACTCCATGAGCTTCCTTTGTTGAAcgaaactatttttaaaaaacagaacaaacacTAAACCAAAACGGAGCCTCCATCCAAAATTCTTTTCCCGACATTTtccactttctttctttcatatatattttttttatattggtCAGTTTCGAAACCAttaaaaactctcacaaatcTCACCGGTTTCAAACCTAACACACACCTCCTCGTCTCGGTCTCTTTCccatataaaaaatatcaaacacaGTCTTACATTCTTTCTTTCATTATATCCATATCCACCTCTGTCCctgcactctctctctctcttcccgtCTCTCTCTGTAAGTTTGTTCACAGCTCTGAGCTGTGttgtggtttttcttttttttctgggttGCTGAGAATTTAAGGGAAATCAATACTTGCGcttttttgggttgttggaGGTTGACTTTATGATTCAGTTTCTGTGAAATGACACAGCTGTTTCTTatcttttcattattttctttctcagaAACCAAACAGAGCTTTCGTTTctgttctctctctttttttttttgggttttgttgaatGTCTAAATGTGCAAGGTATTTTCGCAGGAAATCTGTTCCGTACTGATATCAGATAGCTTCGGTAGAAGCTTTGTTGTTGGATCAATCTGACTTCATTTCAGGTTAacttctctgtttctctctaaGTACTCATGGATATGCATAGAAAACTATATCTAGATAAAGATAAAATCTTGTGCTGAAAGGGTGTGTTTATGTAGCATGGTATATATTAAATCGATAAAAGTTTGAGTCTTTAAGGAGAATTATTATCAAGAAACTTCGTGACATAACTAAACTGAGAAAAACAGAGCGCTTGCTACAAAGATTGGAAAACAGAATAAGCTGCAGTGATAagtaatgattttttttaattaaaaaatatatattaattttaccTCTTCTGGTTTGTTGCGTGAGGATATCAATAATGATCAAAGATAAGGACGAATCCCATGAATAGCCAGATCAGATATGCATTGCATTAATTGGAAATTATTCCTTGCGTCCGTTATGTCTATGCAGATAAgctcatgtttttttttttttttttgggtctgaacAGATAAGTTCATGTTTGAAGTTGATATTTTTGGGGATAAAAATTAATTGCAAGTTTTATTGAGTTGGAGAATTAATTCCTTTCATATCATTGCTCCATGAATATATCTGGtgttgaattgaaattttgagaaatcaATTTGAAGATCATTCTAATGGAGATTTTAGAAATGGCTTAGAATATAAGAATTAACGAAGCAGAATCTGCTCCCAAGTTAATAGCGAGGTATTaactttcatttttgttacaaTTTTTATCTTCCTTTCTTTACTAGTGTTTATTGTATGAAATTCGATTCTATTTTTCCGTGTCAGTAGGTTTAGCTGGTTATAAGGTATGCTTTGATCGCTCTATTACCTCTGATTACTGTAATCATGTCATCATCTTTGCAAGTTTACCCATAAGTATGAAGAAGCAGATGTAACTTCTCACCCAAgacagaaaattaaaacaaaagaacagcaaatttttgttctttctaaAATGAGCAGTAGTAGAAAAATATCGTAGTACTCGGAGCAAGTTAATAATGTACTTTTCGCGAAAATCAGATAGAAATTGTTATACTGAAGGACTGATAACTGTGAAAAAATGGTGTTGTGATTAGAAATCTGTTCAATCTGCTGTgctttttgaatttcttttgttctccATACTATGCTCAATTGCCTGACGTGTAGTAGGGACGGGATCAGTTTCTTTACCAATGACTAAAATTTCTGTTCCATGATAATTAATTGAATGTCTGGTTCATGGCTTGCCATTATTTTGCATAGGGTACTTATAATTGTCTTTTTTTCCTGCCATTCCTATAGGTTCTTACTTCGCACAAGGTTCTTGGTTGTACATTATTTCGAACTCCGAGCCATTAACCTGGCACAGGAACGCCTAAGGTGTAATCATGTTCTCAAGATCTTGCATAAGTTTGTTGGAGTTGGCATCGGGGGAGATGTTGAATTTCCCTCAGACCCCTAGAGCCCTTACGAAGGTGATGACTCTTCAGGGAGTCATTCCTGATGCAAAAAATAGTGATGGGGTTAATAATGAAGGTGTAAATGTTCCCCCTTCTGAGATCTGTGAGAAGAAAATCATAGTGGCAAATTTTCTCCCTCTACATGCTCAGAAGGATACAAAATCGGGGAAATGGTGCTTCAGTTTTGACGAGGATGCAATTTTGTTTCCACTGAAAGATGGTTTCTCATCTGGTACTGTGGTTATATTTGTGGGGTCTCTGAAGGTTGACATTGAAGCAAGTGAACAAGAAGAAGTATCCCAGAAACTGCTGGAGGAATTTAATTGCGTGCCAACATTTCTTCCTTCTGAGCTTCAAAAGAAGTATTATCATGGGTTTTGTAAGCAGTATTTGTGGCCCCTCTTTCACTACATGCTGCCCATGTGCCCGGACCATAGCAATCGTTTTGACAGGCAACTTTGGCAGGCATATGTTTCTGCTAACAAGATATATGCTGATAAAGTTATGGAGGTGATCAATCCTGAAAATGATTATGTATGGGTTCATGACTATCACCTTATGATTCTTCCAACATTTTTGAGAAGGCGTTTTACACGAGTTAAGCTTGGGTTTTTCCTTCATAGTCCATTCCCCTCATCAGAAATCTACAGGACCCTGCCAGTCAGAGATGAAATTCTGAGAGCACTGCTAAATGTGGATTTGATTGGTTTTCATACATTTGATTATGCTCGCCACTTTCTATCTTGCTGCAGTAGAATGCTTGGCCTGGAATATGAATCTAAGCGGGGATACATTGGACTTGAATATTTTGGCCGCACAGTGTACATTAAAATTCTGCCTGTGGGGATACACATGGGTCGACTTGAATCTGCATTAAATCACCCCTCGTCTTCCGTGAAGGTCAAGGAGATTCAAGAACAGTTCAGAGGGAAAAAGATTATTCTTGGTGTTGATGACATGGACATATTTAAAGGGATCAGTATGAAGTTATTGGCCATGGAACAGCTTTTGCAGCAGCACCCGGAGTTCAGGGGCAAGGTAGTCCTGGTTCAAATTGTAAATCCTGCAAGAAGCACAGGGAAAGATGTTCAGGAAGCTAAAAAGGAAACATATTCAACGACCAGAAGGATAAATCAAGTCTTTGGTTTTCCAGGCTATGAACCAGTTGTTTTGATTGACCGTAGCGTTCCTTTTCATGAGAAGACTGCCTATTATTCTTTGGCAGAATGTTGCATTGTTAATGCTGTGAGGGATGGCATGAACCTAGTCCCTTACAAGTACATCATTTGTAGGCAGGGCACTCCAAATATGGATAAAGCTGTTGGATTTGCCTCTGATTCCCCTCGTACAAGTACACTTGTTGTCTCAGAGTTCATAGGTTGCTCACCATCTTTGAGTGGAGCAATCAGGGTGAACCCGTGGAATATTGAAGATGTAGCTGATGCACTCAATGTGGCCATAACAATGCCTGCTTTAGAAAAGCAATTGCGCCATGAGAAACATTATCGGTATGTTAGCTCTCATGATGTGGCTTACTGGTCCCGCAGTTTTATGCAGGATCTGGAGCGAGCGTGCAAAGATCACTACAGAAAACGTTGTTGGGGAATTGGTTTTGGTCTGAATTTTAGAATCTTGTCTCTTTCTCCAAGTTTTAGGAAGCTTTCCATTGACCATATCCTCTCTGCATACAAGAGGACAAATAGAAGGGCAATATTTTTGGATTATGACGGAACAATAGTGCCTGAATCTTCTATTGTTAAGACCCCAAGTCCTGAAGTCATTTCTATTTTGAAGAACCTTTGCAGCGACCCCAAGAACACTGTGTTTATAGTTAGCGGCAGGGGTCAAAACTCTCTCAGTGAATGGTTTGCTCAATGTGAGAATCTAGGTATAGCAGCAGAGCATGGATACTTCATAAGGTAAGTTCTCACATGTATAAATTAAGTTTCAAAACTATAGAGAATTATTTAAGAATTGTCCTTTGTTAGATTAGTTGTTTCCAGGTAAAAGTCTATACTTTCTTTTGATTCCAcattacttttattttctcatagATGGAGTAGCACGTCCAGTTGGGAAACCAGTTCCTCAGCCATAGATTTCGAATGGAAGCAAATTGCAGAACCTGTGATGAAGTTGTATACAGAGGCAACTGATGGCTCCTACATAGAGACCAAGGAGAGTGCCTTGGTATGGCACCATCTAGATGCTGATCCTGATTTTGGATCATGCCAGGCCATGGAGATGTTGGATCATCTTGAAAATGTCCTCGCCAATGAGCCTGTAGTTGTTAAAAGGGGCCAACATATTGTCGAAGTAAAACCACAGGTATTTTTATGTTCTCCTGTTTCTTCCCTCTCTTTTGCGATTATGTATTCTTCTTGTGGCCTAAGGGATGTCATTTGGCTTATTCACACTGCAGGGAGTTACTAAAGGATTAGTTGCGCAGAAAGTTCTTTCCATGATGATCAGTAAAGGGAACGCGCCCGATTTTGTGTTGTGCATTGGGGATGATAGATCAGATGAGGACATGTTTGAAAGCATATCAAGCACATCATATAATCCATCTCAACCTGTAGCTCCTGAGATCTTTGCATGCACTGTTGGCCAAAAACCCAGTAAAGCTAGGTACTACCTAGATGATACGGTGGATGTCATCACATTACTTAAAGGCCTGGCGGCTGATTCAAGTCTCAAGCCAAGGTGTAATTGGGAAATTCAAGCTCCTTTCGAGAATATCATGTGAACCGTGCGTAGGGTAGAGGAGCACATCAGTGTCGCTAGCTTGGATGGATGTTTTTCTTCTGATGATACAAGTATACAAAAAGCAATCAAAGATTAACTCTTGGAGTTTTCatactaacttattttttgcaTGGTGGAAAGCCAGACATGATGCTGCTCTGGTTATTTTCTTCCCGGAGAGGAAGACAATCACAAGCGATTACTGTGGATCTGGTGATGTCAATGGTTAATGTCTAGCAGTTTATGTGTTAGTGCCATGGATCCGAGGGGATTTACCTTCTTAGTTCACAggttaaatattttctttttatcatgGGTAGTTTAAGAGATACAAGGGCATCATTGGTATGTAAATTTGAACTGGCTTTGTAGTTACGTGATACTTAATTCTTTTATGAAATCATAGTTCTTACTGCAATTTTCTCTGTTCCCATACTCCTTGCCATCTCAATGTCAatcaaaattcccaaaattttgatttgtatgAGATGTTAGCATTTTAATAgctttaaaattaatttaagataCTTAATCCTCAAGGTACAACCCCTCATGataaaactttattttataCTGTTAGATTAGAATATTATTTtactaaatttaaaattaaaaaacaaggaaaaaaattgactTGTGGTCAATCTCCATCGAATCCCAGAGGAAAGGATAAGTCCATAGCTGCTGGGTTTTTACTTTGCAGAGTCACACTCCATTTCTCACACCAAAAGGAAAGACCGTAGAAAAGTGAAAATGGCTCGTCGTTGTTTCGCTCTGTTCACCATTTTCGTCTTCGCAATCGTTCCTCATATTCAGGTCTGCATCTAAACCTTAGACCTCTGTTTGTTACCCGAGAAAATacctagaaaattaaatagttTGTCTGTTTcaaaattcttctttttcctctgaATTTTTGGCAGCTAAATTTGAGTAACCAAGTGCTTTGCTTTCAGTGTATAGTTTACGCGGGTGGTTTTGTGCAGGGTATCGCGACCAATGATCAACGTGCGCAGATCTCCGTACGCTCATCGCCATTTGAAACAGCCCTCGCAACCCTTCAGAAGCAAATTGGGTAAAGTTCCTGTCTTTTCCACCCTTCATTTTTGTGTTTCGAATTTCGATTCTGGATCATTGACTCTGGTTTCTGAGAAAGtttaggaaaaagaaaggaaaacttaGCACTGTTATCTCACCCTGCGTGACTAAACATGTACACATAGTTTGGATTTCTCTATCATTGATGGTTACTTTTGGACAATATTGACGAATAATCACTGCATTGAAACCAAACCAATAGCTTTAATGATCAAACTTGATTGCATTTCCAGGTATTTGTATATGTTTGATtgcgtgtgtgtgtttg
This genomic interval carries:
- the LOC18776343 gene encoding probable alpha,alpha-trehalose-phosphate synthase [UDP-forming] 9, which produces MFSRSCISLLELASGEMLNFPQTPRALTKVMTLQGVIPDAKNSDGVNNEGVNVPPSEICEKKIIVANFLPLHAQKDTKSGKWCFSFDEDAILFPLKDGFSSGTVVIFVGSLKVDIEASEQEEVSQKLLEEFNCVPTFLPSELQKKYYHGFCKQYLWPLFHYMLPMCPDHSNRFDRQLWQAYVSANKIYADKVMEVINPENDYVWVHDYHLMILPTFLRRRFTRVKLGFFLHSPFPSSEIYRTLPVRDEILRALLNVDLIGFHTFDYARHFLSCCSRMLGLEYESKRGYIGLEYFGRTVYIKILPVGIHMGRLESALNHPSSSVKVKEIQEQFRGKKIILGVDDMDIFKGISMKLLAMEQLLQQHPEFRGKVVLVQIVNPARSTGKDVQEAKKETYSTTRRINQVFGFPGYEPVVLIDRSVPFHEKTAYYSLAECCIVNAVRDGMNLVPYKYIICRQGTPNMDKAVGFASDSPRTSTLVVSEFIGCSPSLSGAIRVNPWNIEDVADALNVAITMPALEKQLRHEKHYRYVSSHDVAYWSRSFMQDLERACKDHYRKRCWGIGFGLNFRILSLSPSFRKLSIDHILSAYKRTNRRAIFLDYDGTIVPESSIVKTPSPEVISILKNLCSDPKNTVFIVSGRGQNSLSEWFAQCENLGIAAEHGYFIRWSSTSSWETSSSAIDFEWKQIAEPVMKLYTEATDGSYIETKESALVWHHLDADPDFGSCQAMEMLDHLENVLANEPVVVKRGQHIVEVKPQGVTKGLVAQKVLSMMISKGNAPDFVLCIGDDRSDEDMFESISSTSYNPSQPVAPEIFACTVGQKPSKARYYLDDTVDVITLLKGLAADSSLKPRCNWEIQAPFENIM